Below is a window of Terriglobus sp. RCC_193 DNA.
TGCGTGGGCCTGCAGTGGCTCTATCAGGGCTCTACCGAAGCCGAAAGCACCGACGGCCTCTGCGCCTTCGGCGGCAAGTGCGAGCGCTTTCCCGCCACCTTCGACGGAGCCGAACTCAAGAGCCCACACGTCGGCTGGAACTCCCTCGAAGACATCCGCCCGGACAGCAAACTGCTGCGCGGCATCTCCAACGGCGAGTTCGTCTACTACACCCACTCCTGGCGAGCGCCCATCAGTCGCGACACCGCCGCCTCCACCAGCTACGGCGGCCCCTTCACCGCAGCCGTGGAACGCGACAACGTCATGGGCGTCCAGTTCCACCCAGAAAAATCCAGCAACACCGGCCTCAAATTACTTCGCAATTTCGTGGAGTTGTAACAGGAACGAACGCAGCGATCGCAACGGCCCGCCGCGTTCGCTCTTAGGAGTTTCAATGCTGACCAAACGCATCATCGCCTGCCTCGACGTCCGCGCTGGACGCGTCGTCAAAGGCATCCAGTTCCTTGACATCATCGACGCCGGCGATCCCGCCGAGCTCGCACACCGCCACGCCGCAGCAGGTGCAGACGAGATCGTGCTGCTCGACATCACAGCCACGCACGAAGGCCGCGGCACGTTGATCGACACGGTGAAGCGCACCGCCGCAGAACTCTTCATCCCTTTCACCGTTGGTGGCGGCATTCGCTCTGCAGAAGACGCAGAAGCCGTCTTCCTCGCAGGCGCAGACAAAGTCAGCATCAATTCCTCTGCCATCGCACGGCCCGAACTCATCGGCGAAATCGGCTCCAGCTTCGGCGCGCAGGCCGTCATCGTAGCCATTGATGCCAAGCGCAACAACGAATCCAGCGACCCCATCGGCGACGCGGAAGTCTACGTCAGCGGCGGTCGCAAAAACACCGGCCTCAAAGTGGTCGAGTGGGCCATTGAAGCCGAGCAGCGCGGCGCAGGCGA
It encodes the following:
- the hisH gene encoding imidazole glycerol phosphate synthase subunit HisH — its product is MIQVIDYKAGNLTSVVKALNYLGAETNITQSPDDVRKADKIVLPGVGHFRATQLLHDLQLTEATREAIARGVPFLGICVGLQWLYQGSTEAESTDGLCAFGGKCERFPATFDGAELKSPHVGWNSLEDIRPDSKLLRGISNGEFVYYTHSWRAPISRDTAASTSYGGPFTAAVERDNVMGVQFHPEKSSNTGLKLLRNFVEL
- the hisF gene encoding imidazole glycerol phosphate synthase subunit HisF; its protein translation is MLTKRIIACLDVRAGRVVKGIQFLDIIDAGDPAELAHRHAAAGADEIVLLDITATHEGRGTLIDTVKRTAAELFIPFTVGGGIRSAEDAEAVFLAGADKVSINSSAIARPELIGEIGSSFGAQAVIVAIDAKRNNESSDPIGDAEVYVSGGRKNTGLKVVEWAIEAEQRGAGEILLTSMDSDGTRAGFDDELTARVSQAVQIPVIASGGAGTAQHFVDVFGHGSGGGKADAALAASIFHFGITDSWALKRELQQHGVPVRL